From Gimesia panareensis, the proteins below share one genomic window:
- a CDS encoding prenyltransferase/squalene oxidase repeat-containing protein: MSRRLITSTLGLLLLLSPALCRAQELDAQKKRVDDSIQQAVQFLSKSQQPSGAWSFNSYGESTAATSLAIMAFMAAGYVPEEGPYGDQINRGIDWVLAHQADNGLVVHHKSHGPMYSHGISTLMLAEVAGMLKGEREKKCREVLERAIKLIIAAQNVPKDKRNAGGWRYNQTSKDSDLSVTGWQLLALRAAKNIGCDISADQIDKAVAYVRHCRGRNNVGFAYQPGGAPSATRTGTGILALEICGQHHTKDALEAGDYLVQRPLHPDEFYYFYGAYYCSVGMFQMGGEYWRKTRDAIVPQLLEMQKHDGSWLATKGSEKEAGKVYATSLAVLALAVEYQYLPIYQR; this comes from the coding sequence ATGTCACGCAGGTTGATCACATCTACGCTGGGATTGCTGCTGCTACTCTCCCCTGCTCTCTGCCGGGCCCAGGAACTGGACGCACAGAAGAAGAGGGTCGACGACAGCATCCAGCAGGCGGTTCAGTTTCTGTCGAAGTCACAGCAGCCTTCCGGTGCGTGGTCGTTCAACTCGTATGGTGAATCAACGGCAGCGACCTCACTGGCAATCATGGCGTTCATGGCTGCCGGCTATGTGCCCGAAGAGGGCCCCTACGGTGACCAGATCAACAGAGGGATCGACTGGGTGCTCGCACATCAGGCGGATAACGGACTGGTCGTGCACCACAAAAGTCACGGCCCGATGTACAGCCACGGAATCAGTACGCTGATGCTGGCTGAAGTGGCCGGCATGCTGAAAGGTGAGCGCGAGAAAAAATGCCGCGAAGTGCTGGAGCGGGCGATCAAGCTGATCATCGCGGCGCAGAACGTCCCCAAAGACAAACGGAACGCGGGGGGCTGGCGGTATAACCAGACCAGTAAAGACAGCGACCTGAGTGTGACCGGCTGGCAGCTGCTGGCACTGCGGGCTGCCAAGAACATTGGCTGTGATATCTCAGCAGACCAGATCGACAAAGCGGTTGCCTATGTCCGCCACTGCCGCGGACGCAATAACGTGGGATTCGCCTACCAGCCCGGCGGCGCCCCCAGTGCAACGCGAACGGGGACCGGCATCCTCGCACTGGAGATCTGCGGCCAGCATCACACCAAGGATGCCCTCGAAGCGGGCGACTATCTTGTACAACGGCCCCTGCATCCCGATGAGTTCTACTACTTCTACGGTGCTTATTACTGCAGTGTCGGCATGTTTCAGATGGGGGGCGAATACTGGCGTAAGACCCGGGATGCCATCGTTCCCCAGCTGCTGGAAATGCAGAAACATGACGGCAGCTGGCTGGCCACCAAAGGGAGTGAGAAGGAAGCGGGCAAAGTCTACGCCACATCGCTGGCAGTGCTGGCCCTGGCGGTCGAATACCAGTACCTGCCCATCTATCAGCGCTGA
- a CDS encoding vWA domain-containing protein — MMEKHFQFNSLEWSGWTVVSVCAVLIVLVSIILLFRYERRLVSHKIGNVLIALRVTALVLILLTFLEPVLTWSFNTEKTGRLIVALDVSDSMNTQDRHASKLEKLQLARALKMIGNDQINARLDRWEAAYAAGEEPAWVEESETANPEKRAQLAESRKQNLETIFEEIDQMSRKEIAQKLLTNPANPILEKLKERGDIDLVLFAGDAVPAEQTTLEEPLTEVPDQVHMELSNLSQALKAAGSGSETGTSPISGYVLLTDGRDNSQLDPVSTAEQLGQMKVPVYPVLLGSANQPKDISVSALDYPQTAFKEDKPLLKARIGTSGYDSQEVRVALMQGDQELAVKRFKSTGVSKLLEFEIESDQQGRQEYRLETDILPGETREDNNEKTFAINFVDDKSHVLLVEETARWEFRFLHNALERDKRIDLQQVLFEQPYMGLLPRPFFPNQLPINAPQAKQNENQAAAENKEKPKPFADKDLIIIGDVSPEHVKEDLWKQIQTFVGDQGGTLVLLAGKQYMPLKHRSKTLDELLPVKDLEAVDWNQANFKVPPGERGMHLALTPEGELEPLFQFDATPDINRDIWQHLPGHLWFLQGTLKPGASVLAYGISPFDAPLNEKRDGVIVYRQYGAGQVIWVGIDSTWRWRFRVGDRYHHRFWGQMARWAARNKASAGNEYVKFSLNKTDIDAGEIATATARWTQDYLQQNPDVKSTVEIVRAAEPDQVVASFELQTQKNQPQLQEGNLPALDPGEYELKLKPSTQQPGDKEIVTPLFVHEVKTIELGNLASNPQLLTEMAESSGGKLLTPGTIDELLELIPNLNQEISNQDEVSLWDHWLILVLIMGVLTVEWAIRKLNGLP; from the coding sequence ATGATGGAAAAGCATTTCCAGTTCAACAGTCTCGAATGGAGCGGGTGGACCGTGGTCAGCGTCTGCGCGGTGCTGATCGTACTGGTCAGCATCATTCTGCTGTTCCGCTACGAGCGACGACTGGTCTCGCACAAGATCGGCAATGTCCTGATCGCCCTCCGCGTGACGGCCCTGGTGCTGATTCTGCTCACCTTCCTGGAGCCGGTTCTCACCTGGTCATTCAATACGGAAAAGACGGGGCGGCTGATTGTCGCTCTGGACGTCTCGGACAGTATGAATACACAGGACCGGCATGCGAGCAAACTGGAAAAACTGCAACTGGCGCGGGCGTTGAAAATGATCGGCAACGACCAGATCAACGCGCGGCTGGACCGCTGGGAAGCCGCATATGCGGCCGGTGAAGAACCGGCATGGGTCGAAGAGAGCGAAACGGCGAACCCGGAAAAACGGGCGCAGCTGGCGGAGAGTCGAAAGCAGAATCTGGAAACGATTTTCGAAGAAATCGACCAGATGTCACGTAAAGAGATTGCCCAAAAACTGTTGACGAATCCGGCGAATCCGATTCTGGAAAAGCTGAAAGAGCGGGGTGATATTGACCTGGTCCTGTTTGCCGGCGATGCGGTACCTGCGGAACAGACGACGCTCGAGGAACCTCTGACGGAAGTCCCCGATCAGGTCCATATGGAACTGTCTAATCTGTCGCAGGCATTAAAAGCAGCCGGCAGTGGATCGGAAACCGGAACTTCCCCCATCTCGGGTTACGTCCTGCTCACCGACGGCCGCGACAACAGCCAGTTGGATCCGGTCTCCACCGCGGAACAACTGGGACAGATGAAAGTCCCCGTCTATCCGGTGCTGCTGGGATCGGCCAATCAACCCAAAGACATCTCGGTCTCAGCCCTCGATTATCCGCAGACCGCATTCAAAGAGGACAAGCCGTTACTCAAAGCCCGGATCGGCACCAGTGGTTATGATAGCCAGGAGGTCCGTGTCGCCTTGATGCAGGGAGACCAGGAACTGGCGGTCAAACGTTTCAAGTCGACCGGAGTGAGTAAATTACTGGAATTCGAAATCGAGTCTGATCAACAGGGCCGCCAGGAATACCGGCTGGAGACGGACATTCTCCCGGGTGAAACGCGCGAGGATAACAACGAAAAAACATTCGCGATCAACTTCGTCGATGACAAATCACATGTTCTGCTGGTGGAAGAAACCGCACGCTGGGAATTCCGTTTCCTGCACAACGCACTGGAACGGGACAAGCGGATTGACCTGCAGCAGGTCCTGTTTGAGCAGCCTTACATGGGTCTGCTGCCGCGACCCTTCTTCCCGAATCAACTCCCGATCAATGCGCCGCAGGCAAAACAGAACGAAAACCAGGCAGCTGCCGAGAACAAGGAAAAACCGAAACCGTTCGCGGACAAAGACCTGATTATCATTGGCGACGTCTCTCCCGAACATGTCAAGGAAGATCTCTGGAAACAGATCCAGACCTTCGTCGGCGATCAGGGAGGAACCCTGGTCCTGCTGGCGGGAAAACAATATATGCCGCTGAAGCATCGATCGAAAACCCTCGACGAATTACTGCCGGTGAAGGATCTGGAAGCTGTCGACTGGAACCAGGCGAATTTCAAAGTGCCCCCCGGCGAGCGGGGGATGCACCTGGCTCTGACCCCCGAGGGTGAACTGGAGCCGTTGTTCCAGTTCGATGCGACGCCGGATATCAACCGAGACATCTGGCAGCACTTACCCGGGCACCTCTGGTTTTTACAGGGGACGTTGAAACCGGGCGCGTCTGTGCTCGCGTATGGAATTTCTCCCTTTGACGCCCCATTGAACGAAAAGCGGGATGGCGTGATTGTGTACCGGCAGTATGGTGCGGGGCAGGTCATCTGGGTCGGAATCGACAGTACCTGGCGCTGGCGATTCCGGGTGGGTGATCGCTACCACCATCGCTTCTGGGGGCAAATGGCGCGCTGGGCGGCACGTAATAAAGCTTCAGCAGGTAATGAGTACGTCAAATTCAGTCTGAATAAAACGGATATCGACGCGGGAGAAATCGCGACTGCGACAGCGCGCTGGACCCAGGACTATCTGCAGCAGAATCCGGACGTCAAATCGACGGTGGAGATCGTCAGAGCTGCCGAGCCGGATCAGGTGGTTGCTTCCTTTGAACTGCAGACGCAGAAAAACCAGCCCCAGTTGCAGGAAGGAAATCTACCGGCCCTGGATCCGGGTGAATATGAACTCAAGTTGAAACCGTCCACGCAACAACCGGGCGATAAGGAAATTGTAACGCCTCTGTTCGTACATGAAGTCAAAACAATCGAACTGGGCAATCTGGCGTCCAATCCCCAATTACTCACCGAGATGGCCGAATCCAGTGGGGGGAAACTGCTCACGCCTGGCACCATCGACGAGCTGCTGGAGCTGATCCCCAACCTGAACCAGGAGATCTCCAATCAGGACGAAGTCTCACTCTGGGATCACTGGCTGATTCTGGTACTGATCATGGGGGTCCTGACTGTCGAATGGGCCATCCGTAAGCTGAACGGCCTGCCTTGA
- a CDS encoding DUF4175 family protein: protein MDGQLDQFVNELKRQLGQLDRRIRSLALLRGLGFVVLVLICLVTMQISLDFVFSLSNVARIALTSFSLTVLIGCLWFGMLRRVFHKRTPIELAAIVEESQSSLNERLTSVLELSVAHDDTSSVVMRERLARETIASLTNFNITDSVPSDRAMRFIMSAGIAMIIFLTPLLFWPDAYRLLLSRSMVPWGNFATVSSLYFEVEPGDATVARGEDLQIIATPHWHTKEPGTIDEVWIAWEDAEGQPFTRRMDLDQEAGHYTTQFSRLLSGFTYSISSGRSRTKQYAIQVAEPPSIIDTKLVVTPPRYTGQAAEEMTVLPSEIRALEQSQIALQLTFDRPIGEATLFYQYYTSGAGANERPPVETLPLSIGEDQLTAQLDLPVGKNSFVFHIEFHSKAGALKNQTSEHLVKVTQDRAPEIELSLYNQPEFFKPKETLSIPVKALDDYAVNELEVHIQKLDEKETVIKVPAEKLGSSTVDFEFKINLPDLKADQGDIYTYRIKAADNREIPEPNVVWSTPRVFGIDKNAEQQLSAGVIARQQKLRDELRKIQQEFKTHHAQVEKQIAALEEQKKKQELSPADQESLQELTKQERKLAQQLETVANEFLELPLYQKLAEQTQNLARTDFVKNHDTLKSAAAAENLPQAQQELKPVPAAMDQTEKKIDDLVRQYEKLVELENDLHNLDRLAEETDHLANDMLAFNEKVESVKQQMQKPQDAQQADNKTPEKQNDPHQQLKLTPEMQQELSNEQAELKHRQSRLTKDLDDLLERRPELVDAARNFQLKQLDSLVTQASQLVEPQQQLAEAMQQQAPVSAGRPLPRDAQAPEPAAPQGNDAAPAQAAAPAQAPPPANSDAPQNAATTAANAQPAQNSQPAEANMSNEPSRAKANAAAQEAMRALQQQQQNLADAAANFLLETAQKFGPESESTKQAAQMAREAIQAEQQANAGRFHEASQAANRAAQIADEIKEAQLAQKAKEQQTERDNFLEEAERMAQLQSKVADKLAEASNSEENRQAAIKNSQQTLAQQTQELTRQFSETSRKLETDPIGLEKESQQADQSRKQTEQAGQSMQKAVDDLQQENLAQAAQQAQQAAQALQAAAQQAQQSRPQQANDSPVPEKVGNQVTDAAQQLRQAQQQLEKNPEFKSALDQLLAQNEKQQSGNQQGEQKPDSSNPADQKQQATESGEQQQSQGDSQSGKNGQSMEDQLAQNGKSQSQQSESGKSGKQSAQQQAAESLKQAAESLSQAATELKSKAQQGSDPGKGQQSQTASRNMAPGKGQGESEGGGARTNVDFSKLEMQLKAMSNRNWGELPGQLDTEILQGSRSRTDPEYARLIKHYFEAIAKSKPDSE from the coding sequence ATGGATGGACAGTTAGATCAATTCGTCAATGAACTCAAACGGCAGTTAGGTCAACTGGACCGGCGTATCCGCTCCCTGGCGTTACTGCGGGGACTGGGTTTTGTGGTTCTGGTGCTGATTTGCCTGGTGACCATGCAGATCAGTCTCGATTTCGTCTTTTCGCTGAGCAATGTGGCCCGCATCGCGCTGACTTCTTTTTCCTTAACGGTGCTGATTGGCTGCCTCTGGTTTGGTATGCTGCGACGGGTCTTTCACAAACGAACCCCTATTGAACTGGCGGCGATTGTGGAGGAATCTCAGTCCTCTCTCAACGAGCGGCTGACCTCCGTTCTGGAACTTTCAGTCGCCCACGACGACACCAGTTCGGTCGTGATGCGGGAACGCCTGGCACGGGAAACGATCGCTTCGCTGACGAACTTCAACATCACCGACTCGGTTCCCTCGGACCGCGCCATGCGGTTTATCATGAGTGCCGGGATTGCGATGATCATTTTCCTGACGCCGCTGCTGTTCTGGCCGGACGCCTATCGCCTGCTGCTTTCACGCAGTATGGTTCCCTGGGGAAATTTCGCGACGGTCAGTTCGCTGTATTTCGAAGTCGAGCCGGGAGATGCCACCGTAGCCCGGGGCGAAGACCTGCAGATCATCGCCACGCCGCACTGGCATACCAAAGAACCGGGAACCATCGATGAAGTCTGGATCGCCTGGGAAGATGCGGAAGGACAGCCTTTCACCCGCCGCATGGATCTCGATCAGGAAGCGGGGCACTACACAACCCAGTTTTCGCGCCTGCTGAGCGGATTTACTTATTCGATTTCCAGCGGACGCAGCCGCACAAAACAATATGCGATCCAGGTCGCGGAGCCTCCCTCAATCATTGATACAAAGCTGGTGGTCACCCCGCCGCGCTATACCGGACAGGCTGCTGAGGAAATGACGGTCCTCCCCAGTGAAATTCGTGCGCTGGAGCAGAGTCAGATCGCACTGCAGCTGACCTTTGACCGACCGATCGGTGAAGCAACACTGTTCTACCAGTATTACACGTCCGGTGCAGGGGCCAATGAACGTCCGCCCGTTGAGACGCTGCCCCTGAGCATCGGTGAGGATCAGCTGACCGCACAACTCGATCTACCGGTGGGGAAGAACAGTTTCGTCTTCCACATCGAATTTCACAGCAAAGCAGGCGCGCTGAAAAATCAGACATCTGAGCACCTCGTGAAAGTCACACAGGACCGGGCACCGGAGATCGAACTTTCGCTCTACAATCAGCCGGAGTTTTTTAAACCGAAAGAGACACTTTCCATTCCCGTTAAAGCTCTGGATGACTATGCAGTGAATGAACTGGAAGTACACATTCAGAAACTGGATGAGAAAGAAACCGTGATCAAGGTCCCCGCTGAAAAGCTGGGAAGTTCCACGGTGGACTTTGAATTCAAAATTAATCTACCCGATCTGAAAGCCGATCAGGGAGATATTTACACCTATCGCATCAAGGCTGCGGACAATCGTGAGATACCGGAGCCGAATGTGGTCTGGTCGACACCACGCGTGTTTGGCATCGATAAGAATGCAGAACAGCAGCTCTCGGCAGGCGTGATTGCCCGCCAGCAGAAACTGCGGGACGAGTTGCGGAAGATTCAGCAGGAGTTCAAGACACATCACGCGCAGGTGGAAAAACAGATTGCCGCCCTGGAGGAACAGAAAAAGAAACAGGAACTGTCCCCCGCCGATCAGGAGAGCCTTCAGGAACTGACGAAGCAGGAACGCAAGCTGGCCCAGCAGCTGGAAACCGTGGCCAATGAATTTCTGGAACTGCCGCTCTATCAGAAACTGGCAGAGCAGACGCAGAACCTCGCCCGGACCGACTTCGTAAAAAATCATGACACGCTGAAATCCGCTGCTGCTGCCGAGAATCTGCCACAGGCACAACAGGAACTGAAACCGGTACCGGCGGCCATGGATCAGACCGAGAAGAAAATCGACGATCTGGTCCGTCAGTATGAAAAGCTGGTGGAACTGGAGAACGACCTGCATAATCTGGATCGCCTGGCAGAAGAGACAGACCACCTGGCCAATGACATGCTGGCCTTCAATGAGAAAGTCGAATCCGTCAAACAGCAGATGCAGAAACCACAGGACGCGCAGCAGGCGGACAATAAAACTCCCGAGAAACAGAACGATCCGCATCAGCAGTTGAAACTGACTCCGGAAATGCAGCAGGAGCTGTCCAACGAACAGGCCGAACTGAAACACCGCCAGTCCCGCCTCACCAAAGATCTGGATGACCTGCTGGAGCGGAGACCGGAACTGGTGGATGCTGCCCGCAACTTCCAGTTGAAGCAACTCGATTCGCTGGTCACCCAGGCGTCGCAACTGGTCGAACCGCAACAGCAGCTGGCAGAAGCCATGCAGCAGCAGGCCCCGGTCTCTGCAGGACGCCCCCTGCCCCGTGATGCACAGGCCCCCGAACCCGCGGCTCCTCAGGGTAACGATGCCGCACCCGCGCAGGCTGCTGCTCCCGCTCAGGCACCACCGCCTGCCAACAGTGATGCGCCCCAGAACGCAGCGACAACCGCAGCCAACGCGCAGCCGGCCCAAAACAGCCAGCCCGCAGAAGCAAATATGAGCAACGAACCTTCGCGGGCCAAGGCAAATGCAGCGGCTCAGGAAGCGATGCGAGCTCTGCAACAGCAGCAACAGAACCTGGCAGATGCCGCCGCGAACTTCCTGCTGGAGACGGCACAAAAATTTGGTCCCGAATCGGAATCGACGAAGCAGGCAGCCCAGATGGCACGGGAAGCGATTCAGGCAGAACAGCAGGCGAACGCAGGCCGATTCCACGAAGCCAGTCAGGCTGCCAATCGTGCCGCACAAATCGCTGACGAAATCAAGGAGGCACAGCTGGCTCAAAAAGCAAAGGAACAACAGACCGAGCGGGATAACTTCCTGGAAGAAGCCGAACGCATGGCTCAACTACAGAGTAAAGTGGCTGACAAACTGGCGGAAGCTTCCAACTCGGAAGAGAACCGGCAGGCAGCCATCAAAAATTCGCAGCAGACGCTGGCACAACAGACTCAGGAATTGACACGCCAGTTTTCGGAAACGTCCCGCAAACTGGAAACCGATCCGATTGGACTGGAAAAAGAGAGCCAGCAGGCAGATCAGAGTCGTAAGCAAACCGAACAGGCCGGCCAGTCCATGCAAAAAGCGGTCGACGACCTGCAACAGGAGAATCTGGCACAGGCAGCGCAACAGGCCCAGCAGGCCGCCCAGGCACTCCAGGCGGCAGCCCAACAGGCACAACAGTCCCGTCCGCAGCAGGCCAATGATTCGCCGGTTCCCGAAAAGGTCGGCAACCAGGTCACCGATGCTGCCCAGCAACTCCGCCAGGCACAACAGCAGCTGGAGAAGAATCCCGAGTTCAAGAGCGCCCTGGATCAGCTCCTGGCACAAAATGAGAAACAGCAGTCGGGTAATCAGCAGGGGGAACAGAAACCGGATTCGTCCAATCCTGCTGATCAGAAACAGCAGGCGACCGAATCGGGCGAGCAGCAGCAATCTCAGGGAGATTCCCAATCGGGCAAGAATGGTCAGTCCATGGAAGATCAACTCGCTCAGAATGGGAAAAGCCAGAGTCAGCAGTCTGAATCAGGAAAGTCCGGCAAACAGTCTGCACAACAACAGGCTGCCGAATCGCTTAAGCAGGCAGCGGAATCCCTGTCCCAGGCAGCAACCGAGCTGAAATCGAAAGCGCAGCAGGGTTCTGACCCCGGCAAGGGACAACAGTCTCAGACCGCTTCCCGCAATATGGCGCCCGGTAAGGGCCAGGGGGAAAGCGAAGGGGGCGGTGCCCGCACGAACGTGGACTTCAGCAAGCTGGAGATGCAACTGAAGGCCATGTCGAATCGCAACTGGGGTGAACTGCCCGGCCAGCTGGATACCGAAATTCTGCAGGGCTCGCGGAGCAGAACTGATCCGGAATACGCGCGTCTGATCAAACACTATTTTGAAGCCATCGCCAAATCGAAGCCTGACAGCGAATAA